The Deinococcus cellulosilyticus NBRC 106333 = KACC 11606 region CCCGATTCAATTCGCTATAAACATAATTCACTCACAAGATATGCTATAATTCAAAAAGCGAGGTTTAGCCCTCCAGGAGCAACGTATGAGTACACGCATCTACACCACCGAACACCCGGAGCATGGAGATGTGGCTGTGATCAGCGGATGGGACCCTGAAGAGCGGAAATATTATCTGCTGGTTCAACTGCTGGATTCCAAGGACCCACCTCTGTACGACAGTCAGAATCGCAAGACCACTCCCTCTGGGATCATCCAGAGACTCAAGAGCATGGACCTCTCCCCTCCTGCAAGCCTGCAAGAAGACCTTGAAGACGACGCCCTGAACCAACGTGACGGGTACTACCAGCATTACGGCAACATCAAACCCCTCAAAAAAAGAAGGAGAACTTCCCCTTCACCCCTCGCTGCTCGCTAACCCGAGCAGTTTTTTGATTTCTGCACCTGCCTCTGCAATGTCTCTGACTTCAGAAGCCTCAAAGCCGGCAGAGACAAAGGGCACCCGTGCAAAGGTGTGGGTTTTGATGTTGGTGTCTTCCATGTTGCCGTGGTCAGAGGTCATGAAGATCCTCACCTCGTGCTCCACTGCTCCCTCCAGAAAAGCATTCAGGTGGATCAGGTAATTTCGGGCAGCCACAGCATCCTGGGCATGGCCAATGAAGTCACTGAACCACAGGTCCAGCATCACCAGATCCACTTCTCTGGCAGCCCTTGCTGCTGCCCTTCCCCATGCTCTGATTTCGTTCAGAGGAAGGTATGGTTCATAAGGTGCCTGGTAATGCATGCCCAGTGAAGGGCGAATGCTGGGGAAGCCCTCAGGGTTGAGGATTTCTCCTGCGTCCAGCACACTCTGAACGATTGCCCCATGTTTTCCTCCGGGAGGTGCATAGGTGGGAGGATAGAAGTTGAGCAGTTTCAGGGTCCCTCCTGCCCGGGTCAGCAGCACAGGGGTGCTGTGGTCCCGAATCAGGGGTTTGATGGTGGGACCAGGAACCGGACCGTAGTGCCTCCCCATGTGCTTTGCTGCATTGATGCCCGTGACAATGCTGGTTTGACCTGTGCCTGACTGGGGGAGGCCTTCCACACCAAGTCGAGCATCCACCTTCTGGCCTGCATCAATAAGGGATCGCAAGACAGGCAAGTCCTGATCCCAGCAACTGTCTGCTGGAGCATCCTCTGGATGACCGATGCCATCCAGGCAGAGCCAGAGAACAGGCATCAGTGGGCCCCTTGATGTTTCACGTGAAACAGGGTGAAAGCACAACCCAAAAAACAGCAGAAGGCTTTCAGGCCCTCTGCTGTGAAGTGTTGATGATGCAAATGTTGATGGTGCAGCTGCATTACTGTTCCAGTCTAAAGTCCTTGAACTGGTCGCGCAATGCACGCTTGAGGAATTTGCCCACTGTGGTTCTGGGAATCTGCTCCACAAAAACGTAAGCGTCAGGCAACCACCATTTGGCAAATTTTTCTGCCAGGAAGGCATTCAGGTCTTCTCTGGAAGGTTGCTCCTGTCCTGGCTTGACCACCAGAACGCCCAGAGGACGCTCTTCCCATCTGGGGTGGGGTGTGGCGATCACGGCAGCTTCTGCAATCGCCGGGTGACCCATCAGGGCATTCTCCAGATCCACACTGGAGATCCACTCTCCACCGCTCTTGATCAGGTCCTTGGCCCGATCCTGAATCGCCATGTAGCCTTCTTCATCGATGGTGATGATGTCTCCGGTGTCAAACCAGACCTGATCGTCCAGTCTCACCTGTGTGGCCCTGCTCCCTTCCGGATTGTTGTAATACTCCTGGCTCACCCACGCACCACGGACCAGCAGGGCACCCATGGTCTTGCCATCGTGGGGCACCTCATTCAGGTCACCATCTACAGCGCGGATCTCCACCAGAGGCACGGGAATCCCCTGTTTTGCACGGTAGTGGTACCCCTCGTCGCTTTCCACATCCACACCCACCGGAACAGAAGCACAGGTGCCCAGAGGGTGGGTTTCGGTCATGCCCCAGGCGTGGAACAGGTGCAGGCCCAGTTTGTCTCCTGCGCGGATCAGGCTCTCGGGGGCTGCGCTCCCACCCACAACCAGCATCTCCAGTTTGCTGAGGTCATAGGGGGTTCCAGCCTGAATGGCCCGTTCCACTTCCTGAAGGAGACCCATCCAGATGGTGGGAACACCTGCCGTGCGGGTGCACTGTTCTTCTGAAAGCAATTTTGCCAGAGATGCACCATCACTGAACACAGAGGCGAACACCTGCTTGGCCCCGACCATGGTGGCGGTGTAAGGCAGCCCCCAGGCATTCACGTGGAACATGGGCACCACAGGGAGCAGTGAATCGGCATGTTTCAGGTTGAGGGCATCTGGAAGCGCAGAGGCAAGGCTGTGCAGCACTGTGGAACGGTGGGAGTACACCACACCCTTGGGATGGCCAGTGGTTCCCGAGGTGTAGCACATCCCGGCAGGATCATTTTCATCGAGCTCCGGGAAATCAAAGGTGGTGGGCTGTGCACCAATCCACTGGTCGTAATCCAGCATGCCAGGGATGGACTGGGGGGTGGGACCCATGATCACCACTTTTTCAATGCTCGGGCAGTGGGGAAGCAGGGCAGGAAGCATGCGTGCGAACACATTGTCGATCAGGAGGATGCGGTCCTGGGCGTGGTTGATGATGTAGACCAGTTGCTCAGGGTGCAGTCGCACATTGACGGTGTGAAGCACAGCACCCGCAATGGGAATCCCAAAATAAGCTTCCAGGTGACGGAAGTGGTTCACTGCGAAGGTGGCGACCCTGTCCCCTTTCTGGATGCCTGCTTCTTTGAGGGCATTGGCCAGCTGTCTGGCCCGTGCTGCCATTTGCCTGTAGGTGTATTTGTGTTTGCCAGGAATGGGCTGACCGGCCTCATTGACGCCAGCAGGAATCAGAGACACCACTTCACGGTCAGGGAAGTAACGCTCTGCACGTTGCAGAATGTGGGGGATGGTCAGCGGAAAATTCATGATGGTGCTGTGCATGGACAACCTTACCTTTCTGCCAGCGTGGGCAGCACAAGATGAAATTTTGAACTTGGTTTCATTTTAACAGCCTGATGCCCCTTTCAGGGAAGTGGAACCTCATCTCTTCAGGTGAGCACAAAGCCCGAACGTGTAGATGGCGTAGAGCTCTCAGCCCTCAGCATTCAGCCATCAGCAAAAGAAATGTCCCTGAAAGGTTTGAGCTGTACCGGCACGCAAGCCATGCGCTTTTCTGCCCCGGCGAAAGCAGAAAGCTGTTTTTGTGCTGATCGCTGACCGCTGACCGCTGATGGCTGCTGCAGAGAACACCACCTCTTCAATGCTTTTGACCTTACACTGCCCCTCACCTGTGGTACGGCTCACCCTTGGAGATGGTGCTTGCCCGGTACAGGGCTTCAAGCATCACCACCATGGCCAGATCGTGGGGAAAAGTCAGTTTGCTCATGCTCCAGAGGAAATGGGCTTTTTCCCTGAGTTCATCGCTGTGTCCATCTGGACCCCCAATCACAAAAGCAATCTCACCATGACCGGACAGGGCCACCTGATCGAGGTGCACAGAGAGCTCCTCACTGGTCAGGTGTTTCCCTCTGGGATCAAGGGGCATCAGGTAGGCATTTCCAGCGGCCCTCAGCACCTCCTGGGTGGGATCTGCTTTGTCTTTTAAACGGGTGGTTTTGACCTTGTGGTAACGTCCAAGTCGCTGGTAATACTCTTCCCAGCCGCGTTTTGCATAGTCCAGTCGGGGTTCTCCGACGGTGATGAAGTGCAGTTTCATGCCTTCACCGTAGCACGGCACAAACGCCCGAACCTGAGAACTGCTGCGTGACGTTCTGGTGCATAAAAATTCCCCAGTCCCCTTTGGAAATTCAGCAGTTTGGAGTACACTGACCGAAGACGTATGAATTATGCGGCGGTCCTGGCATTCGTGATGGTGTTCGCGTTTTCCTTTCCTGTGCTGGTGAGGATTGCGAACAGCGTCGGTGTGGCAAGGTCCACCATTGTGATCACGGTGGTGCTTCTGGCCTTTCTGCTGTTCCTCACCCAGTGGGTCCGGCTCAGGGTGTCCAGGTACCGCAGCACCGTCAGCAAGATTGAACAGGCAAAAGCACAAACCTCACAAAGTCCAAACTCAGACAGTGCATACTATGTGGGAGGGGAGCACCTTGGAGAACTGCTGCTCAGGGTCGGAAAACGCCGCGAAGCCATTGCTGTTTACGAGCGTTATCTGGAGTTGCAGAAATCCGAAGGGAAAGACGTGCAGGCCATCCTGTCACGCCTCCAGGCCCTGAGATCGCAGGAGGAAGTATTGTGAAGGCTTACAAAGGCGTGGTGGTGGACGGCGTGGTCGTTCTGGAAGGGGTCAAACTTCCGGACGGCACAGTGGTCACTGTCACTGTGGGCGAGGCAGAACTGTTGCGCGCCACCATCAGCAACGCACTCCGGATTCGTCGCAACAAGCGTGCCAAAGTTCGCATCAAGACCCAGCCCATCTACGCTGAAAAGCTGTCGCTGGATTAGGCCCTGGTTTCACTTCATCCTGTGGGGAAAGTCACCCTTTAGACTGTAGGGGTGATTCATGTCACCCTTGTTCCCACTCCCGTTGGCAATTTATCGGACATCACGCTCAGGGCCCTGGAGGTCCTGAAAAACTCTGATGCCATTGCTGCTGAAGACACCCGGCACACCGGCATCCTCCTGAAACATTTCGGAATCGACAAACCCCTGGTGCGCCTCGACCAGCACACCATCAGGGACCGTGCAGAGGGCGTCCTGGAAAAATACCCCAGGCTGGCTTTCGTCAGTGATGCAGGAACGCCAGGCATCAGTGACCCTGGAGCAGAACTGGTGCAGATTGTGCTCGCTCTGGGAGGCCAGATTGAGGTCCTGCCCGGCCCGACCGCCCTGATTCCTGCCCTCGTGCTCTCTGGACTTCCCACCCAGCCTTTCACCTTTGAAGGATTCCTTCCCCGTTCAGGTTCTGAACGCAAGGCCAGGGTGCAGGCCATGATTGAGCGCACCCACACCAGTGCCTTCTACGAAAGTCCTCACCGGATGCTGGACACGCTGGAGGAGCTCATCAAATTGTGCGGACCTGAACGCCAGGTCAGCATCACCCGGGAGCTCAGCAAAAAATTTGAGGAGACTTTCCGAGGAACCCTGCAGGAGGCCGCCACCCACTTCAAGAAAGGCATCAAGGGAGAAATTGTGATGGTGCTCTCTCCGGCAGCAGCACAGGACCCCTCACAGGGGATGGACTTCCGGGAGCTGGCCCGTAAACTGTACCAGGATGGCCTGGGCACCCGTGAAGTGCGAGATGAACTCATCAAGGCAGGTTTGCGTAAGAATGACGCTTACATGATAGCCTTAGAACTGCGTGAATCGTCCAGCTGAAAGACAAAGCTGCAAAACAGGGTTGCAAGACAGCTTTGAGAAGCAGAAGGCAGGCTGGAGGTTCAGGAGAGGGAAAGAGACATGAAACGAATCGCTGTGTTTACCAGTGGGGGCGACGCTCCTGGCATGAATGCGGCTGTGCGTGCTGTGGTGCGTGCAGCCACGGGCAAGGGCATTGAAGTGGTCGGCATCATGCGTGGATTTCAGGGCATGATCGAAGGCGACATGCGCCTGCTTGGCCCCCGTGATGTGGCCAACACCATCCAGCGTGGGGGCACCATTCTGCTGACCGCCCGGTCCAAGGACTTCCGCAATCCCGAAGGGCGAGCAAAAGCCGCTGAACAGCTCAAAAAGTGGGACATTGATGGCGTGGTCTGTGTGGGCGGAGATGGCAGCTTCCACGGCGCGCACTACCTGCATGAAGAGCATGGCATCAAGGTTGTGGGCCTGCCTGGCACCATTGACAACGACCTGTATGGCACCGACTACACCATCGGGTACTTCACTGCTGTGGACACTGCCCTGGACTGCATCGACAAACTGCGCGACACCGGAGCCAGCCACGAACGCATTTTTGTGGTGGAAGTGATGGGTCGTCATGCGGGTTTCATTGCGCTTGATGTTGGTATCGCTTCCGGGGCAGAGGAAGTGCTGATTCCCGAGCATCCCATGCCCATTGAAGAAGTGATCCAGACCCTCAAGGAAAGTGAAGCCAAGGGCAAAAAATCCAGTTTCATCATTGTGGCCGAGGGTTACCCTGGCGGTGGTCAGGGCGTGCAGGATGCCATTGAAGGGGCAGGTTTCGAATCCAGACTCACCATTCTGGGCCATGTGCAGCGCGGCGGAAGCCCCAAAGCCGAGGACCGCATCCTGGCCTCCCGTCTGGGCGAAGCTGCCGTCTGTGCACTGCAGGACGGCAAGAGCGACGTGATGCTTGGTGTGACCAACCACGAAATCTCCTTCACCCCTCTGGCCGACACCTGGGAAAAACGCAAAGACGTGAATGCCCACCTCAGAAGCTGCGTCAAGACCCTCTCGGTCTGAACCTGCTCTGTAAGCAGAAACCCTGAACATGGACCTCCTGATTCTTGTCAGGAGGTTTTTCTGTGCTTTTTGAGGGACAATGAAGCATGCTTCTGTCCAGACTTCAACTCATGCACCGCGAAGAGGCGTCCCTGGCCTCCTATGCCACATTGAATTTGCACACCCGGGGCAGAATCCACCCCGAACCTGAAAGTGAACACCGCCTCCCCTTCCAGAAGGACCGGGACCGCATCCTGCACACCACGGCCTTCAGGCGTCTGGAGTACAAAACGCAGGTCTTTGTGAATTACGAGGGCGATTACTACCGCACCCGACTGACCCACACCCTGGAGGTGGCACAGGTGGCCCGTTCCATGGCCGTGGCCCTGGGGGTCAATGAAACCCTGACAGAGACCATCGCCCTGTCCCATGACCTGGGTCATCCTCCTTTTGGACATGCAGGGGAGCACCAGCTCGACCACTGGATGAAGTCCAGAAATGCCGGAGGCTTCAATCACAACGAGCAGGCTTTCAGGATCGTGACAGAGCTGGAGAAACGTTACCAGGACTTTTCAGGCCTCAATTTGAGCTGGGAGACCCTGGAAGGCATCGTCAAACACGATGCAGATGCGCAGATCTTTCCAGCCCTTGCAAATGGATTCGAACCCCACTGCAGGCCTTCACTGGAAGCCCAGATTGCTGCCATTGCCGATGGGGTGGCCTACAACACCCACGACCTCGATGATGGCATCAAGGCAGGCATTCTCACCCCTCATCTGCTCAGCGGACTGAAGATCTGGGATGAACTGGTTCTTCGCCTGAACCTGAAGGTGGAGCCCTTCAGTGAGCTCAGCCGCCGGAAACTGGTGCGAGAACTGCTGGGCTGGATCATCAACGACATCCTGCAGGAAACCGAACGCAGGTTGCAGCAGCACCAGATTGAGACCGCAGCACAGATCAGACAGTTGAATACGGTGGTGGTGGCCTTCAGTGCAGAGATGCAGCAGATGATGGCAGAACTCAAACGTTTCCTGTACCAGCACCTCTATTACCATCCCAGCAAGATGCAGCAGACCTTCCGGGCAGAGCACTTCATTGATGGCCTTTTCTCTGCCTACCTGAAACAACCCCGTCTGCTTCCCTTGCATGTTCAGGCCTGCATCCCCATGCTGGGTCTGGAACGCACCATCTGCGATTACATTGCAGGCATGACCGACCGCTTTGCCATGGATGAGTACAGCAGGCTGTATGCGCCCCGTGAGCACTGAACCTGCTTCAGAAGACGGATCAGGGCCTGAGAAAGCTGTCTGCACAACTCCGGGGTCTGAAACAATTGACACTTTGAGCATAAGCTGCTATTATTTCTTTCGCCTTGTGCGGGAGTAGCTCAGCTGGTTAGAGCGCACGCCTGATAAGCGTGAGGTCCCCAGTTCAAGTCTGGGCTTCCGCACCACCAGAACAAGAAACGTCCCATCTCCATCAGAGGTGGGACGTTTCTTTTGCCCCCAATTGCGCCCAATCCCACCAGATTTCTGTGGGCTCCAGAACAGAACCTCATTTTTTTCAGATTTCTCTCAGATGACTTCAGCTCAATATAAGCCAGTCGCGTTAACCTGTACTCATCAAATGAGGTGCAAAGGAGGCCATCATGCTGGTCACAGCCCTGCTGTTTTCTATTGTCTGTGCAGTCCTTCTATCCCTGATGGTTCTGGGGGTTTATCTGGTGATCGAAAAAGTGTTTGAACGGATGGATGAACAGGTTCATCCCCACCATTGATCTGTCAAAAAATCCAAATCTGACATCAACATTTATATTGAGGGGTTTCCTCAGGTAAAAATAAGGGAAAACCCGATGTGTTTTCCCGCACAGGAAAGATTCTGTGCATCCCCTACACTGAAAAAATGCCAACTTATTTTAAACATTTGCTCTGGGGAAATGTATGAATCCTGCCCGGAGCCCAATGTATAAAAAAGCCATTGTGATGGGTTCCAGCTTCAGTGGCCTGTGTGCAGCTCGAATTCTGAATGAATTTTTTGAAGAAGTATGGATTCTTGAGAAAGATGCTCTGGACGCCTCATCCAGACGTGGCGTTCCACAATATTTGCATTCTCATGTGCTGCTGGCCCGGGGATTTTCTGGTTTGAACGCCCTGTTTCCTGAGCTTGAACATGAACTCCTGGAAAGGGGTGCCCTGAAAACAGACATTGGCACCTACGCCCGCTGGTACCAGTGGGGCGGATGGAAGCGTAACTTTCCCATGGGGATTGGAGCCCTGTCTTGCAGCCGCGCCCTGCTGGAGACCGCTTTGCGAGAGCAGGTGCTTGCTTTGCCAGGTGTGCATCTGCTGACTGGACACAAAGTTACAGGGCTGGTGTCTCAGGGAGACAGCAAAACAGGTATCACCGTCAATGGAGTGCATGTCCAGACCCCCAATGGAGAAAAAACCCTTGAGGCCGAGATGGTGATGGACTGCTCAGGACGCGGTTCTCATGCACCAAAATGGTTGACTGACCTGGGATATTCTGCACCCAGAGCCTCTGAGATTCCTGCCAGGGTTGGATACGTCACCTGCAAGTACAACACCCCGGTGCCTGATCCTCTGGAACAACAAGCCCTGATCATCAGCCCAGCAGCCCCGAGAGAACAAAGGGCAGGGCTTGTGCTCCCCATCGAAAACCACCAGTGGAGCGTGACGGTTGCAGGATGGTGCTCAGACCATCCCGAACCCACCCATGAGGACCTGATCAAATTCGCACAGAGCCTCCCTGTGCCCGACCTGTACCAGTTGCTGGTCAAGGCCGAGCCTGTGGGTGAACCTGTACGGCACCTGATCCCCAGCAGCATTCGCAGGCATTACGAGAAACTCAGGGCCTTTCCAAAAGGTTTCCTGGTGATGGGTGACGCCCTGTGCAGCTTCAACCCCACCTACGGTCAGGGCATCACTGTGGCTGTGCTGCAGGCAGAGCACCTACAAGAATGTCTGTCTGAGAGTCAGGGGGAACTGAAAGACCTGTGGCGCTGGTTCTTCAAGCGCATTCAACCTGCCATCCAGACCGCTTGGTCGATGGTGGAACTGGAGGACAGCCGCTTTTTTCCAGAGCATCCACTGTCCCCTGCGAAAAAATTCTTGCAGCGTTACCTGACCCGGGTGCACAGGGCCGCCACCCAGGACCATGAGGTGTCCCGTGCCTTCTATCAGGTGCTCAACATGAAAGAGCCGCCACAGGCCCTGTTCCATCCCAGGGTGCTGTGGCGGGTGTTGCTGTTTTATAAGCAAGTGGGCCAGACGGCTCCGGTTTACCAGCGCAGTTCCAGGCTGTAACGGCCTTTGTTCTTGAACTTGAGTTTCACCGTCACGGTGTCGTCTTCCTGGCCGCCTTTGCGGGTGAAACGGGCCTCATAGTCCCCGTGTTTCTGGTTCAGGCTGGTCAGGCGGTAGCCCTGGTTTTCAAGGTCACGCTGGTAGAAATCCCAGACGGTGTTTGCAGAATCGGTGGTGGTGAATTCCAGGGTGATGCGGTCATTTTTGCGGTTCTGCACACTGACCCGTGCCCCCGGGTAATTGCTGGCCCTCACATCGTCATAACGCTGAACTGGTGGGACGAAACCACTGACCACATTGTAGAAGGCTGTCGCGGTGATCCAGTTGTCCTGGGGAATGGGTTTCACGATGATGGACAGTTTCTGGGCCAGTTGGTTCTGTCCCTGCACACTCACTTCAGCAAAGCCATTTCCCTGACCGGACTGGAAACGGGCAATGTCATTCAGGTTGAGGGGGGTTTTGCTGGCCAGGGCGAGCACCT contains the following coding sequences:
- a CDS encoding metalloenzyme domain protein, with the translated sequence MPVLWLCLDGIGHPEDAPADSCWDQDLPVLRSLIDAGQKVDARLGVEGLPQSGTGQTSIVTGINAAKHMGRHYGPVPGPTIKPLIRDHSTPVLLTRAGGTLKLLNFYPPTYAPPGGKHGAIVQSVLDAGEILNPEGFPSIRPSLGMHYQAPYEPYLPLNEIRAWGRAAARAAREVDLVMLDLWFSDFIGHAQDAVAARNYLIHLNAFLEGAVEHEVRIFMTSDHGNMEDTNIKTHTFARVPFVSAGFEASEVRDIAEAGAEIKKLLGLASSEG
- a CDS encoding long-chain fatty acid--CoA ligase — encoded protein: MHSTIMNFPLTIPHILQRAERYFPDREVVSLIPAGVNEAGQPIPGKHKYTYRQMAARARQLANALKEAGIQKGDRVATFAVNHFRHLEAYFGIPIAGAVLHTVNVRLHPEQLVYIINHAQDRILLIDNVFARMLPALLPHCPSIEKVVIMGPTPQSIPGMLDYDQWIGAQPTTFDFPELDENDPAGMCYTSGTTGHPKGVVYSHRSTVLHSLASALPDALNLKHADSLLPVVPMFHVNAWGLPYTATMVGAKQVFASVFSDGASLAKLLSEEQCTRTAGVPTIWMGLLQEVERAIQAGTPYDLSKLEMLVVGGSAAPESLIRAGDKLGLHLFHAWGMTETHPLGTCASVPVGVDVESDEGYHYRAKQGIPVPLVEIRAVDGDLNEVPHDGKTMGALLVRGAWVSQEYYNNPEGSRATQVRLDDQVWFDTGDIITIDEEGYMAIQDRAKDLIKSGGEWISSVDLENALMGHPAIAEAAVIATPHPRWEERPLGVLVVKPGQEQPSREDLNAFLAEKFAKWWLPDAYVFVEQIPRTTVGKFLKRALRDQFKDFRLEQ
- a CDS encoding 23S rRNA (pseudouridine(1915)-N(3))-methyltransferase RlmH, with translation MKLHFITVGEPRLDYAKRGWEEYYQRLGRYHKVKTTRLKDKADPTQEVLRAAGNAYLMPLDPRGKHLTSEELSVHLDQVALSGHGEIAFVIGGPDGHSDELREKAHFLWSMSKLTFPHDLAMVVMLEALYRASTISKGEPYHR
- the rsmI gene encoding 16S rRNA (cytidine(1402)-2'-O)-methyltransferase encodes the protein MIHVTLVPTPVGNLSDITLRALEVLKNSDAIAAEDTRHTGILLKHFGIDKPLVRLDQHTIRDRAEGVLEKYPRLAFVSDAGTPGISDPGAELVQIVLALGGQIEVLPGPTALIPALVLSGLPTQPFTFEGFLPRSGSERKARVQAMIERTHTSAFYESPHRMLDTLEELIKLCGPERQVSITRELSKKFEETFRGTLQEAATHFKKGIKGEIVMVLSPAAAQDPSQGMDFRELARKLYQDGLGTREVRDELIKAGLRKNDAYMIALELRESSS
- the pfkA gene encoding 6-phosphofructokinase, coding for MKRIAVFTSGGDAPGMNAAVRAVVRAATGKGIEVVGIMRGFQGMIEGDMRLLGPRDVANTIQRGGTILLTARSKDFRNPEGRAKAAEQLKKWDIDGVVCVGGDGSFHGAHYLHEEHGIKVVGLPGTIDNDLYGTDYTIGYFTAVDTALDCIDKLRDTGASHERIFVVEVMGRHAGFIALDVGIASGAEEVLIPEHPMPIEEVIQTLKESEAKGKKSSFIIVAEGYPGGGQGVQDAIEGAGFESRLTILGHVQRGGSPKAEDRILASRLGEAAVCALQDGKSDVMLGVTNHEISFTPLADTWEKRKDVNAHLRSCVKTLSV
- a CDS encoding deoxyguanosinetriphosphate triphosphohydrolase gives rise to the protein MLLSRLQLMHREEASLASYATLNLHTRGRIHPEPESEHRLPFQKDRDRILHTTAFRRLEYKTQVFVNYEGDYYRTRLTHTLEVAQVARSMAVALGVNETLTETIALSHDLGHPPFGHAGEHQLDHWMKSRNAGGFNHNEQAFRIVTELEKRYQDFSGLNLSWETLEGIVKHDADAQIFPALANGFEPHCRPSLEAQIAAIADGVAYNTHDLDDGIKAGILTPHLLSGLKIWDELVLRLNLKVEPFSELSRRKLVRELLGWIINDILQETERRLQQHQIETAAQIRQLNTVVVAFSAEMQQMMAELKRFLYQHLYYHPSKMQQTFRAEHFIDGLFSAYLKQPRLLPLHVQACIPMLGLERTICDYIAGMTDRFAMDEYSRLYAPREH
- a CDS encoding NAD(P)/FAD-dependent oxidoreductase, which encodes MYKKAIVMGSSFSGLCAARILNEFFEEVWILEKDALDASSRRGVPQYLHSHVLLARGFSGLNALFPELEHELLERGALKTDIGTYARWYQWGGWKRNFPMGIGALSCSRALLETALREQVLALPGVHLLTGHKVTGLVSQGDSKTGITVNGVHVQTPNGEKTLEAEMVMDCSGRGSHAPKWLTDLGYSAPRASEIPARVGYVTCKYNTPVPDPLEQQALIISPAAPREQRAGLVLPIENHQWSVTVAGWCSDHPEPTHEDLIKFAQSLPVPDLYQLLVKAEPVGEPVRHLIPSSIRRHYEKLRAFPKGFLVMGDALCSFNPTYGQGITVAVLQAEHLQECLSESQGELKDLWRWFFKRIQPAIQTAWSMVELEDSRFFPEHPLSPAKKFLQRYLTRVHRAATQDHEVSRAFYQVLNMKEPPQALFHPRVLWRVLLFYKQVGQTAPVYQRSSRL
- a CDS encoding DUF4384 domain-containing protein, producing MKRYAVALGTALLSYAMAAPQVSPQRIIVNPVPTNLEVSVWLDKEGSTPAYTPGENVKIYTRVNQDAYVYLFNVDPNGQVDMILPNKYAGGGNFLKANITKQFPDRNDPFEYEISAPYGVNKVLALASKTPLNLNDIARFQSGQGNGFAEVSVQGQNQLAQKLSIIVKPIPQDNWITATAFYNVVSGFVPPVQRYDDVRASNYPGARVSVQNRKNDRITLEFTTTDSANTVWDFYQRDLENQGYRLTSLNQKHGDYEARFTRKGGQEDDTVTVKLKFKNKGRYSLELRW